In the genome of Campylobacteraceae bacterium, one region contains:
- a CDS encoding nuclear transport factor 2 family protein, translating to MNDNEKLLTRFYEAFRHSNFREMQKCYHKDIEYNDPFFRINGKRAQAMWHMLLEKKGNPKTKDFKNVSANDETGSVSWNARYMFSITKRFIHNEVEAEFIFKDGKIISHKDSFNMYSWCKMAFGFVGIIFGWSFYFQIKLKRMANKRLDSFIKRHPQYKE from the coding sequence GTGAATGATAACGAAAAACTTTTAACACGGTTTTATGAAGCATTTAGACACTCAAATTTTAGAGAAATGCAAAAGTGTTATCATAAAGATATTGAATACAATGATCCTTTTTTTAGAATAAATGGGAAAAGAGCGCAGGCTATGTGGCATATGCTCTTAGAAAAAAAAGGAAATCCAAAAACCAAAGATTTTAAAAATGTAAGCGCAAATGATGAAACAGGAAGTGTTTCGTGGAATGCAAGGTATATGTTTTCAATAACTAAAAGATTTATTCATAATGAAGTAGAAGCAGAATTTATATTTAAAGATGGAAAGATAATATCTCATAAAGATAGCTTTAATATGTATTCTTGGTGCAAAATGGCTTTTGGTTTTGTTGGAATTATTTTTGGTTGGAGCTTTTATTTTCAAATAAAATTAAAAAGAATGGCAAATAAACGTCTTGATTCTTTTATAAAAAGGCATCCTCAGTATAAAGAATAA
- a CDS encoding leucyl/phenylalanyl-tRNA--protein transferase has translation MEIIDKENKIYLLNEENFDFPTLEMMKDDLVAIGGDFHPQRILNAYKNGIFPWFIDENNYIHWFSPNKRMVLKPEEFKISKSLKKSIKNKSYEIKSNENFYEVIKNCANIKRKNEDETWISEEFIYAYKQLFDLGYAFSIECYLKEELVGGLYGLLINNIFCGESMFSKKTDASKVAFYHLCKEAKNNGIKLIDCQVHNPHLESLGAKEIKREEYFSLLKE, from the coding sequence ATGGAAATAATTGATAAAGAAAATAAGATATATTTATTAAATGAAGAGAATTTTGATTTTCCCACGCTGGAAATGATGAAAGACGACTTGGTTGCTATTGGAGGAGATTTTCATCCTCAAAGAATACTAAACGCTTATAAAAATGGAATTTTTCCCTGGTTTATTGATGAAAATAACTATATTCACTGGTTTAGTCCCAATAAAAGAATGGTTTTAAAACCAGAAGAATTCAAAATCTCAAAGAGTTTAAAAAAAAGTATTAAAAATAAATCCTATGAAATAAAAAGCAATGAGAATTTTTATGAAGTTATTAAAAACTGTGCCAATATAAAAAGAAAAAACGAAGATGAAACTTGGATTAGCGAAGAATTTATTTATGCGTATAAACAACTTTTTGATTTGGGTTATGCTTTTAGTATTGAGTGTTATTTAAAAGAAGAATTAGTAGGTGGTTTGTACGGTTTATTAATTAATAATATATTTTGTGGAGAAAGTATGTTTTCTAAAAAAACAGATGCTTCTAAAGTAGCTTTTTATCACTTGTGTAAAGAAGCTAAAAACAATGGTATTAAATTAATTGACTGCCAAGTTCATAATCCCCATCTTGAATCACTTGGGGCAAAAGAAATAAAAAGAGAAGAATACTTTTCTCTTCTTAAAGAATAA
- a CDS encoding histidine biosynthesis protein HisIE, producing MAKILNKKKVAKISLKASKKVSKKKNLKKVAKSVIKKVIKAKPTKVKMAKKVAKKMAKKVAKKVNKKASKKVVKKTAKKVVKKVVKKVAKKPAKKVAKKVIRKVNKKAANNTSKKAKKSA from the coding sequence ATGGCAAAAATATTAAATAAGAAAAAAGTTGCAAAAATATCTTTAAAAGCAAGCAAAAAAGTAAGCAAAAAAAAGAACCTTAAAAAAGTTGCAAAAAGTGTTATTAAAAAAGTTATTAAAGCAAAACCGACAAAAGTAAAAATGGCAAAAAAAGTTGCTAAAAAAATGGCTAAAAAAGTTGCAAAAAAAGTAAATAAAAAAGCAAGTAAAAAAGTTGTTAAAAAAACGGCTAAAAAAGTAGTTAAAAAAGTTGTAAAAAAAGTAGCTAAAAAACCAGCTAAAAAAGTAGCAAAAAAAGTTATTAGAAAAGTAAATAAAAAAGCTGCAAACAATACTTCAAAAAAAGCTAAAAAATCTGCATAA
- a CDS encoding DUF1801 domain-containing protein, whose protein sequence is MEKDILFEVETIFSTYPLTIRKKVLFLRELIYEVAKEENIQIEESLKWNIPSYSCKKGSPIRISWVENTKNKYSMYFICTTKLIETFRILFDDIFEFKGKREICFDLKDELPLKELKYCILLALSYQKRKHLHLLDSEDF, encoded by the coding sequence ATGGAAAAAGATATATTATTTGAGGTAGAAACTATTTTTAGTACTTATCCCTTAACTATTAGAAAAAAAGTACTTTTTTTAAGAGAACTTATTTATGAAGTAGCCAAAGAAGAAAATATACAAATAGAAGAATCCCTTAAATGGAATATTCCCTCTTATTCTTGTAAAAAAGGAAGTCCAATACGTATATCTTGGGTAGAAAATACTAAAAATAAGTACAGCATGTATTTTATTTGTACTACAAAATTAATTGAAACCTTTCGTATTTTATTTGATGATATTTTTGAATTCAAAGGAAAAAGAGAAATATGTTTTGATCTTAAGGATGAACTCCCTCTAAAAGAACTTAAATATTGTATTTTGTTAGCCTTAAGTTATCAAAAAAGAAAACATCTGCATTTGTTAGACAGTGAAGATTTTTAA